A section of the Halichoerus grypus chromosome 11, mHalGry1.hap1.1, whole genome shotgun sequence genome encodes:
- the ATG2A gene encoding autophagy-related protein 2 homolog A isoform X1: MSRWLWPWSNCVKERVCRYLLHHYLGHFFQEHLSLDQLSLDLYKGSVALRDIHLEIWSVNEVLESIESPLELVEGFVGSIKVAVPWAALLTDHCTVHVSGLQLTLQPRRGPGPGAADSQSWASCMTTSLQLAQECLRDGLPEPSEPPQPLEGLEMFAQTIETVLRRIKVTFLDTVVRVEHSPGDGEHGVAVEVHVQRLEYCDEAVRDPGQAPPVDVHQPPAFLHKLLQLAGVRLHFEELPPQEDPPQPPLQIGSCSGYMELTVKLKQNEAFPGPKLEVAGQLGSLHLLLTPQQLQQLQELLSAMSLADPDGLVDKLNKSRPLGAEDLWLIEQDLNQQLQAGAVAEPLSPEPLTNPLVNLDNTDLFFSMAGLTSSVASALSELSLSDVDLGSSVHSDMAPRRLSAHAHPTGKTAPTPLPDTLRPDSLVKMTLGGMTLTLLQTSAPSSGPPDLTTHFFAEFDATKDGPFGSRDFHHLRPRFQRACPCSHVRLTGTAVQLSWELRTGRGRRTTSTQVHFGQLEVLECLWPRDTSEPEYTEILSFPSTLGSQASARPCAHLRHTQTLRRMSKSRPRRPAACHCHSELALDLADFQADVELGALDRLAALLRLATIPPPEPPASLLTEPAPAAEQQTVVRLSAPRATLQLRFPIADLRPERDPWAGRAVRAEQLRLELSEPQFRSELNSGPGPPVPTRLELTCSDLHGTYEDGEKPPIPCLRVSKALDPKSSGRKYFLPQVVVTLRPQLSGTQWEVAPEKGELLELSAESPCELREPEPSPFSSKRTMYETEEMVIPGDPEEMRTFQSRALALSRCSLEVLLPSAHIFLPSKEVYESLYNRINNDLLMWEPADLLPTPDPAAHPTGFPGPSGFWHDNFKMCKSAFKLDSDSDDEDAHFFSVGASGAPQPPAPESRSPRSQSTFSTLVTVLKGRITALCETKDEVGRRLETSHGELVLDVEQGTIFSVSQYRGQPGLGYFCLEAEKAKLYHRAVVEDHLLPSRLELPSFVPPAQLAPTIYPSEEGVTERGALGPKGQGRGPHMLSTAVRIHLDPHKNVKEFLVTLRLHRATLRHFMALPEQSWHSQLLEFLDVLDDPVLGYLPPTVITVLHTHLFSCAVDYRPLYLPVRVLITAETFTLSSNIIMDTSTFLLRFILDDSALYLSDKCEVETPDLQRDYVCVLDVDLLELVIKTWKGSTEGKLSQPLFELRCSNNVVHVHSCADSCALLVNLLQYVMSEGDLHPPPRAPSPTEIAGQKVQLSESPASLPSCPPVETALINQRDLADALLDTERSLRELTQPSGGPLPQTSPVSVYLFPGERSGAQPHSPPVVAPAGSLGSCSEAKEDEKEEGDGDTLDSDEFCILDAPGLGIPPRDGEPVVTQLHPGPIVVQDGYFSRPLGSTDLLRAPAHFPVPSSRVVLREVSLVWHLYGGRDFGPHPGHRARGSFMGPRGSPSRCSGPNRPQNSWRTQGGTGRQHHVLMEIQLSKVSFQHEVYPVEPATGPAAPGQELEERPLSRQVFIVQELEVRDRLASSQINKFLYLHTSERMPRRAHSNMLTIKALHVAPTTNLGGPECCLRVSLMPLRLNVDQDALLFLKDFFTSLVASINPMVSGETSAEARPETRVQPSSLQEGRPEDAKMTGSQEAAGGGHSSSAEQQPIYFREFRFTSEVPIWLDYHGKHVTMDQVGTFAGLLIGLAQLNCSELKLKRLCCRHGLLGVDKVLGYALNEWLQDIRKNQLPGLLGGVGPMHSVVQLFQGFRDLLWLPIEQYRKDGRLMRGLQRGAASFGSSTASAALELSNRLVQAIQATAETVYDILSPAAPIPRSLQDKRSVRRLRKGHQPADLREGVAKAYDTVREGILDTAQTICDVASRGHEQKGLTGAVGGVIRQLPPTVVKPLILATEATSSLLGGMRNQILPDAHKDHALKWRSDEGQD, from the exons TCTGTGAACGAAGTGCTGGAGTCCATAGAATCACCCTTAGAGCTGGTGGAAGGCTTCGTGGGCTCTATCAAGGTGGCCGTGCCCTGGGCTGCGCTGCTCACTGACCACTGCACCGTGCACGTGTCAGGCCTCCAGCTCACCCTGCAGCCTCGTCGGGGCCCAG GGCCAGGGGCTGCCGACTCTCAGAGTTGGGCCTCATGCATGACCACGAGCCTGCAGCTGGCTCAGGAGTGCCTTCGGGACGGGCTGCCCGAGCCCTCGGAGCCACCACAGCCCCTGGAGGGACTGGAAATGTTTGCCCAGACCATTGAGACTG TGCTGCGAAGGATCAAGGTGACCTTCCTGGACACTGTCGTGAGGGTGGAGCACTCGCCGGGTGATGGGGAGCATGGTGTGGCAGTGGAAGTCCATGTACAGAG ACTGGAGTACTGTGATGAGGCAGTGCGGGACCCAGGCCAGGCGCCTCCAGTGGACGTGCACCAGCCTCCTGCCTTCCTGCACAAGCTGCTGCAGCTGGCGGGAGTCCGCCTGCACTTCGAGGAGCTCCCCCCACAG GAAGATCCCCCACAACCCCCCTTGCAGATCGGCAGCTGCTCAGGGTATATGGAATTGACAGTGAAATTGAAGCAGAATGAGGCCTTCCCAGGCCCCAAG CTGGAGGTGGCTGGACAGCTGGGCTCCTTGCACCTGCTCCTGACGCCTCAGCAGCTCCAGCAGCTTCAAGAACTGCTCAGTGCCATGAGCCTCGCAG ACCCTGACGGCCTGGTTGACAAGCTGAATAAGAGCCGCCCGCTCGGTGCTGAAGACCTGTGGCTGATTGAGCAGGACCTGAACCAGCAGCTGCAGGCAGGGGCTGTGGCCGAGCCCCTCAGCCCAGAACCCCTTACCAATCCTCTTGTCAACCTGGACAACACTG ACCTCTTCTTCTCCATGGCGGGCCTCACGAGCAGTGTGGCCTCAGCCCTCTCTGAGCTCTCCCTCTCGGATGTAGACCTGGGATCCTCTGTGCACAGCGACATGGCCCCCCGCCGGCTGTCTGCCCATGCCCACCCAACTG GCAAGACGGCCCCCACGCCCCTCCCGGACACCCTGCGCCCTGACTCGCTGGTGAAGATGACCTTGGGGGGCATGACCCTGACCTTGCTGCAGACGTCTGCCCCATCTTCCGGACCACCTGACCTCACCACCCACTTTTTTGCGGAGTTTGATGCCACCAAGGATGGGCCCTTCGGCTCCCGTGACTTCCACCATCTCCGACCGCGCTTCCAGAGGGCCTGTCCCTGTAGCCATGTCCG GCTAACGGGGACAGCTGTGCAGCTGTCCTGGGAGCTGCGGACAGGCAGGGGCCGAAGGACTACGAGCACACAGGTGCACTTCGGGCAGCTCGAGGTGCTGGAGTGCCTGTGGCCCAGGGACACGTCAGAGCCCGAGTACACAGAG ATCCTGAGCTTCCCCAGCACCCTAGGTTCCCAGGCCTCAGCTCGGCCCTGTGCCCACCTGCGTCACACACAGACTCTCCGCCGGATGTCCAAG AGCCGACCCCGGCGCCCCGCTGCCTGCCATTGCCACTCAGAACTGGCCCTGGACCTGGCTGACTTCCAGGCAGATGTGGAGCTGGGGGCCCTGGACCGGCTTGCTGCCCTGCTGCGCCTGGCTACCATACCCCCTCCTGAGCCACCTGCCAGCCTCCTG ACAGAGCCCGCACCAGCTGCTGAGCAGCAGACGGTGGTGCGGCTCTCAGCACCCCGAGCCACGCTGCAGCTGCGCTTCCCCATTGCCGACCTGAGGCCCGAGCGGGACCCCTGGGCAGGCCGGGCTGTGCGGGCCGAGCAGCTGCGGCTGGAGCTGAGTGAGCCCCAGTTCCGGTCAGAGTTGAACAGCGGTCCTGGTCCCCCAGTGCCCACCCGCCTGGAACTTACCTGCTCCGATCTGCATG GCACTTACGAAGATGGAGAGAAGCCACCAATCCCCTGCCTGCGGGTCTCCAAAGCCCTGGATCCCAAGAGCTCTGGGCGCAAATACTTCCTGCCCCA GGTAGTGGTGACGCTGCGCCCCCAGCTCAGCGGTACACAGTGGGAAGTGGCCCCTGAGAAGGGAGAGCTGCTGGAGCTGTCAGCTGAGAGTCCATGTGAGCTGCGGGAGCCTGAGCCCTCGCCCTTCTCCTCTAAAAGGACCATGTACGAGACGGAGGAG ATGGTGATTCCTGGAGACCCTGAGGAGATGAGGACCTTCCAGAGCCGGGCCCTGGCGCTGTCGCGCTGCAGCCTGGAAGTGCTCCTGCCCAGCGCCCACATCTTCCTGCCCAGCAAGGAGGTCTACGAGAGCCTCTATAACAG GATCAACAACGACCTGCTCATGTGGGAGCCTGCAGACCTGCTTCCCACCCCTGACCCCGCCGCTCACCCCACTGGTTTCCCAGGCCCCTCAGGCTTTTGGCACGACAACTTCAAGATGTGCAAGTCAGCCTTCAAGCTGG ACTCAGACTCGGATGATGAGGATGCCCACTTCTTCTCAGTAGGGGCATCAGGcgctccccagccccctgcccctgagTCCCGAAGTCCTCGCTCCCAGAGTACCTTCTCTACACTGGTGACAGTGCTGAAGGGTCGGATCACAGCCCTCTGTGAGACTAAG GACGAGGTTGGGAGGCGGCTAGAGACCTCACACGGGGAACTGGTGTTGGATGTGGAGCAAGGAACCATCTTCAGCGTCTCCCAGTACCGAGGCCAGCCGGGACTCGGCTATTTCTGCCTGGAAGCCGAGAAGGCCAAGCTCTACCACCGAG CGGTTGTGGAAGACCACCTGCTGCCCAGTCGCCTGGAGCTGCCCAGCTTTGTTCCTCCGGCCCAGCTGGCCCCAACCATCTACCCATCGGAGGAAGGGGTGACCGAACGGGGAGCCTTGGGCCCCAAGGGCCAGGGCCGGGGTCCCCACATGCTGTCCACGGCTGTGCGCATCCATCTGGACCCCCACAAGAATGTCAAG GAGTTCCTGGTGACACTGAGGCTCCACAGGGCCACCCTGCGCCACTTCATGGCTTTACCAGAACAGAGTTGGCACTCCCAG CTGTTGGAGTTCTTAGATGTGCTTGATGACCCAGTGCTGGGCTACCTGCCCCCAACCGTCATTACTGTCCTACACACTCACCTGTTCTCCTGCGCCGTGGACTACAG gcccctctACCTCCCTGTGCGTGTCCTTATCACCGCTGAGACCTTCACCCTCTCCAGCAACATCATCATGGACACCTCCACCTTCCTGCTCAG GTTCATCCTGGACGACTCAGCCTTATACCTGTCCGACAAGTGTGAGGTGGAGACGCCGGATCTGCAGcgag ATTATGTCTGTGTCTTGGATGTTGACCTTCTGGAGCTTGTGATTAAAACCTGGAAGGGGAGCACCGAGGGCAAACTG AGCCAGCCGCTGTTCGAACTGCGTTGCTCCAACAACGTGGTGCACGTGCACAGCTGTGCAGACTCCTGCGCCCTGCTGGTCAACCTGCTCCAGTACGTAATGAGTGAGGGCgacctccacccccctccccgggcccccagccccacGGAGATCGCCGGCCAGAAGGTACAG CTCTCCGagagccctgcctccctgccctcctgccctccagtGGAGACGGCCCTCATCAACCAGCGGGACCTGGCCGACGCCCTCTTGGACACTGAGCGCAGCTTGCGGGAGCTGACCCAGCCTTCAG GTGGCCCCCTCCCTCAGACCTCGCCTGTGTCAGTCTACCTATTCCCAGGTGAACGGAGTGGGGCCCAGCCCCACTCGCCCCCTGTTGTGGCCCCCGCTGGCAGCCTGGGGTCCTGCTCAGAGGCCAAGGAAgatgaaaaggaagagggagatggagacaCCCTGGACAGTGACGAGTTCTGCATCCTTGATGCTCCTGGCCTGGGCATCCCG CCCCGAGATGGGGAGCCCGTGGTGACACAGCTGCATCCAGGCCCCATCGTCGTGCAGGACGGGTACTTCTCACGGCCCTTGGGCAGCACGGACCTGCTGCGGGCGCCTGCCCACTTCCCCGTGCCTAGCAGCCGTGTGGTGCTCCGTGAGGTCTCGCTCGTCTGGCACCTCTATGGGGGCCGGGACTTTGGCCCCCACCCTGGCCACAG GGCAAGAGGCAGCTTCATGGGCCCCAGGGGCTCTCCTTCCCGCTGCTCCGGCCCCAACCGGCCCCAGAACTCTTGGCGTACACAGGGGGGCACTGGGAGGCAGCACCACGTCCTCATGGAGATCCAGCTCAGCAAG GTAAGCTTCCAGCACGAGGTGTACCCGGTGGAGCCAGCCACAGGCCCTGCGGCCCCCGGCCAGGAGCTCGAGGAGCGGCCCCTGTCCCGCCAGGTGTTCATTGTGCAGGAGCTGGAGGTCCGGGACCGGCTGGCCTCCTCCCAGATCAACAAGTTCCTATACCTGCACACGAGCGAGCGGATGCCACGTCGCGCCCACTCCAACATG ctcacCATCAAAGCACTGCATGTGGCCCCCACAACCAACCTGGGGGGGCCCGAGTGCTGTCTCCGGGTCTCGCTGATGCCCCTGCGGCTCAACGTGGACCAG GATGCCCTGCTCTTCCTCAAGGACTTCTTCACCAGCTTGGTGGCTAGCATCAATCCTATGGTCTCGGGAGAGACGTCCGCTGAGG CTCGCCCTGAGACCCGAGTCCAGCCCAGCAGCCTCCAGGAGGGCCGGCCTGAGGACGCAAAGATGACCGGCTCCCAGGAGGCCGCGGGCGGTGGACACAGCTCCTCTGCTGAGCAGCAGCCTATCTATTTCAG GGAGTTCCGCTTCACGTCCGAGGTGCCTATCTGGTTGGATTACCACGGCAAGCACGTCACCATGGACCAGGTG GGTACTTTCGCTGGCCTCCTCATCGGCCTAGCCCAGCTCAACTGCTCCGAGCTGAAGCTGAAGCGGCTTTGTTGCCGACATGG gctcctgggtGTGGACAAGGTGCTGGGCTACGCTCTCAACGAGTGGCTACAGGATATCCGCAAGAACCAGCTGCCTGGCCTGCTGGGCGGTGTAGGCCCCATGCACTCCGTTGTCCAGCTCT TTCAAGGGTTCCGGGACCTGCTTTGGCTGCCCATCGAGCAGTACAGAAAGGACGGGCGCCTCATGCGGGGGCTGCAGCGGGGGGCCGCCTCCTTTGGCTCATCCACGGCCTCGGCCGCCCTGGAACTCAGCAACCGGCTGGTGCAAGCTATCCAG GCCACAGCTGAGACCGTGTACGACATCCTGTCCCCAGCAGCACCCATCCCCCGCTCCCTGCAGGACAAGCGCTCCGTGCGAAGGCTGCGAAAGGGCCACCAGCCCGCTGACCTCCGGGAGGGTGTGGCGAAGGCCTATGACACGGTTCGAGAG GGCATCCTGGACACGGCTCAGACCATCTGTGATGTGGCATCTCGGGGCCACGAGCAGAAGGGGCTGACGGGCGCCGTGGGGGGCGTGATCCGCCAGCTGCCCCCAACCGTGGTGAAGCCCCTCATTCTAGCCACCGAGGCCACGTCCAGTCTGCTCGGGGGGATGCGAAACCAGATCCTCCCCGACGCACACAAGGACCACGCTCTCAAGTGGCGTTCGGACGAAGGCCAGGACTGA
- the ATG2A gene encoding autophagy-related protein 2 homolog A isoform X3, protein MYRVRDPGQAPPVDVHQPPAFLHKLLQLAGVRLHFEELPPQEDPPQPPLQIGSCSGYMELTVKLKQNEAFPGPKLEVAGQLGSLHLLLTPQQLQQLQELLSAMSLADPDGLVDKLNKSRPLGAEDLWLIEQDLNQQLQAGAVAEPLSPEPLTNPLVNLDNTDLFFSMAGLTSSVASALSELSLSDVDLGSSVHSDMAPRRLSAHAHPTGKTAPTPLPDTLRPDSLVKMTLGGMTLTLLQTSAPSSGPPDLTTHFFAEFDATKDGPFGSRDFHHLRPRFQRACPCSHVRLTGTAVQLSWELRTGRGRRTTSTQVHFGQLEVLECLWPRDTSEPEYTEILSFPSTLGSQASARPCAHLRHTQTLRRMSKSRPRRPAACHCHSELALDLADFQADVELGALDRLAALLRLATIPPPEPPASLLTEPAPAAEQQTVVRLSAPRATLQLRFPIADLRPERDPWAGRAVRAEQLRLELSEPQFRSELNSGPGPPVPTRLELTCSDLHGTYEDGEKPPIPCLRVSKALDPKSSGRKYFLPQVVVTLRPQLSGTQWEVAPEKGELLELSAESPCELREPEPSPFSSKRTMYETEEMVIPGDPEEMRTFQSRALALSRCSLEVLLPSAHIFLPSKEVYESLYNRINNDLLMWEPADLLPTPDPAAHPTGFPGPSGFWHDNFKMCKSAFKLDSDSDDEDAHFFSVGASGAPQPPAPESRSPRSQSTFSTLVTVLKGRITALCETKDEVGRRLETSHGELVLDVEQGTIFSVSQYRGQPGLGYFCLEAEKAKLYHRAVVEDHLLPSRLELPSFVPPAQLAPTIYPSEEGVTERGALGPKGQGRGPHMLSTAVRIHLDPHKNVKEFLVTLRLHRATLRHFMALPEQSWHSQLLEFLDVLDDPVLGYLPPTVITVLHTHLFSCAVDYRPLYLPVRVLITAETFTLSSNIIMDTSTFLLRFILDDSALYLSDKCEVETPDLQRDYVCVLDVDLLELVIKTWKGSTEGKLSQPLFELRCSNNVVHVHSCADSCALLVNLLQYVMSEGDLHPPPRAPSPTEIAGQKVQLSESPASLPSCPPVETALINQRDLADALLDTERSLRELTQPSGGPLPQTSPVSVYLFPGERSGAQPHSPPVVAPAGSLGSCSEAKEDEKEEGDGDTLDSDEFCILDAPGLGIPPRDGEPVVTQLHPGPIVVQDGYFSRPLGSTDLLRAPAHFPVPSSRVVLREVSLVWHLYGGRDFGPHPGHRARGSFMGPRGSPSRCSGPNRPQNSWRTQGGTGRQHHVLMEIQLSKVSFQHEVYPVEPATGPAAPGQELEERPLSRQVFIVQELEVRDRLASSQINKFLYLHTSERMPRRAHSNMLTIKALHVAPTTNLGGPECCLRVSLMPLRLNVDQDALLFLKDFFTSLVASINPMVSGETSAEARPETRVQPSSLQEGRPEDAKMTGSQEAAGGGHSSSAEQQPIYFREFRFTSEVPIWLDYHGKHVTMDQVGTFAGLLIGLAQLNCSELKLKRLCCRHGLLGVDKVLGYALNEWLQDIRKNQLPGLLGGVGPMHSVVQLFQGFRDLLWLPIEQYRKDGRLMRGLQRGAASFGSSTASAALELSNRLVQAIQATAETVYDILSPAAPIPRSLQDKRSVRRLRKGHQPADLREGVAKAYDTVREGILDTAQTICDVASRGHEQKGLTGAVGGVIRQLPPTVVKPLILATEATSSLLGGMRNQILPDAHKDHALKWRSDEGQD, encoded by the exons ATGTACAGAG TGCGGGACCCAGGCCAGGCGCCTCCAGTGGACGTGCACCAGCCTCCTGCCTTCCTGCACAAGCTGCTGCAGCTGGCGGGAGTCCGCCTGCACTTCGAGGAGCTCCCCCCACAG GAAGATCCCCCACAACCCCCCTTGCAGATCGGCAGCTGCTCAGGGTATATGGAATTGACAGTGAAATTGAAGCAGAATGAGGCCTTCCCAGGCCCCAAG CTGGAGGTGGCTGGACAGCTGGGCTCCTTGCACCTGCTCCTGACGCCTCAGCAGCTCCAGCAGCTTCAAGAACTGCTCAGTGCCATGAGCCTCGCAG ACCCTGACGGCCTGGTTGACAAGCTGAATAAGAGCCGCCCGCTCGGTGCTGAAGACCTGTGGCTGATTGAGCAGGACCTGAACCAGCAGCTGCAGGCAGGGGCTGTGGCCGAGCCCCTCAGCCCAGAACCCCTTACCAATCCTCTTGTCAACCTGGACAACACTG ACCTCTTCTTCTCCATGGCGGGCCTCACGAGCAGTGTGGCCTCAGCCCTCTCTGAGCTCTCCCTCTCGGATGTAGACCTGGGATCCTCTGTGCACAGCGACATGGCCCCCCGCCGGCTGTCTGCCCATGCCCACCCAACTG GCAAGACGGCCCCCACGCCCCTCCCGGACACCCTGCGCCCTGACTCGCTGGTGAAGATGACCTTGGGGGGCATGACCCTGACCTTGCTGCAGACGTCTGCCCCATCTTCCGGACCACCTGACCTCACCACCCACTTTTTTGCGGAGTTTGATGCCACCAAGGATGGGCCCTTCGGCTCCCGTGACTTCCACCATCTCCGACCGCGCTTCCAGAGGGCCTGTCCCTGTAGCCATGTCCG GCTAACGGGGACAGCTGTGCAGCTGTCCTGGGAGCTGCGGACAGGCAGGGGCCGAAGGACTACGAGCACACAGGTGCACTTCGGGCAGCTCGAGGTGCTGGAGTGCCTGTGGCCCAGGGACACGTCAGAGCCCGAGTACACAGAG ATCCTGAGCTTCCCCAGCACCCTAGGTTCCCAGGCCTCAGCTCGGCCCTGTGCCCACCTGCGTCACACACAGACTCTCCGCCGGATGTCCAAG AGCCGACCCCGGCGCCCCGCTGCCTGCCATTGCCACTCAGAACTGGCCCTGGACCTGGCTGACTTCCAGGCAGATGTGGAGCTGGGGGCCCTGGACCGGCTTGCTGCCCTGCTGCGCCTGGCTACCATACCCCCTCCTGAGCCACCTGCCAGCCTCCTG ACAGAGCCCGCACCAGCTGCTGAGCAGCAGACGGTGGTGCGGCTCTCAGCACCCCGAGCCACGCTGCAGCTGCGCTTCCCCATTGCCGACCTGAGGCCCGAGCGGGACCCCTGGGCAGGCCGGGCTGTGCGGGCCGAGCAGCTGCGGCTGGAGCTGAGTGAGCCCCAGTTCCGGTCAGAGTTGAACAGCGGTCCTGGTCCCCCAGTGCCCACCCGCCTGGAACTTACCTGCTCCGATCTGCATG GCACTTACGAAGATGGAGAGAAGCCACCAATCCCCTGCCTGCGGGTCTCCAAAGCCCTGGATCCCAAGAGCTCTGGGCGCAAATACTTCCTGCCCCA GGTAGTGGTGACGCTGCGCCCCCAGCTCAGCGGTACACAGTGGGAAGTGGCCCCTGAGAAGGGAGAGCTGCTGGAGCTGTCAGCTGAGAGTCCATGTGAGCTGCGGGAGCCTGAGCCCTCGCCCTTCTCCTCTAAAAGGACCATGTACGAGACGGAGGAG ATGGTGATTCCTGGAGACCCTGAGGAGATGAGGACCTTCCAGAGCCGGGCCCTGGCGCTGTCGCGCTGCAGCCTGGAAGTGCTCCTGCCCAGCGCCCACATCTTCCTGCCCAGCAAGGAGGTCTACGAGAGCCTCTATAACAG GATCAACAACGACCTGCTCATGTGGGAGCCTGCAGACCTGCTTCCCACCCCTGACCCCGCCGCTCACCCCACTGGTTTCCCAGGCCCCTCAGGCTTTTGGCACGACAACTTCAAGATGTGCAAGTCAGCCTTCAAGCTGG ACTCAGACTCGGATGATGAGGATGCCCACTTCTTCTCAGTAGGGGCATCAGGcgctccccagccccctgcccctgagTCCCGAAGTCCTCGCTCCCAGAGTACCTTCTCTACACTGGTGACAGTGCTGAAGGGTCGGATCACAGCCCTCTGTGAGACTAAG GACGAGGTTGGGAGGCGGCTAGAGACCTCACACGGGGAACTGGTGTTGGATGTGGAGCAAGGAACCATCTTCAGCGTCTCCCAGTACCGAGGCCAGCCGGGACTCGGCTATTTCTGCCTGGAAGCCGAGAAGGCCAAGCTCTACCACCGAG CGGTTGTGGAAGACCACCTGCTGCCCAGTCGCCTGGAGCTGCCCAGCTTTGTTCCTCCGGCCCAGCTGGCCCCAACCATCTACCCATCGGAGGAAGGGGTGACCGAACGGGGAGCCTTGGGCCCCAAGGGCCAGGGCCGGGGTCCCCACATGCTGTCCACGGCTGTGCGCATCCATCTGGACCCCCACAAGAATGTCAAG GAGTTCCTGGTGACACTGAGGCTCCACAGGGCCACCCTGCGCCACTTCATGGCTTTACCAGAACAGAGTTGGCACTCCCAG CTGTTGGAGTTCTTAGATGTGCTTGATGACCCAGTGCTGGGCTACCTGCCCCCAACCGTCATTACTGTCCTACACACTCACCTGTTCTCCTGCGCCGTGGACTACAG gcccctctACCTCCCTGTGCGTGTCCTTATCACCGCTGAGACCTTCACCCTCTCCAGCAACATCATCATGGACACCTCCACCTTCCTGCTCAG GTTCATCCTGGACGACTCAGCCTTATACCTGTCCGACAAGTGTGAGGTGGAGACGCCGGATCTGCAGcgag ATTATGTCTGTGTCTTGGATGTTGACCTTCTGGAGCTTGTGATTAAAACCTGGAAGGGGAGCACCGAGGGCAAACTG AGCCAGCCGCTGTTCGAACTGCGTTGCTCCAACAACGTGGTGCACGTGCACAGCTGTGCAGACTCCTGCGCCCTGCTGGTCAACCTGCTCCAGTACGTAATGAGTGAGGGCgacctccacccccctccccgggcccccagccccacGGAGATCGCCGGCCAGAAGGTACAG CTCTCCGagagccctgcctccctgccctcctgccctccagtGGAGACGGCCCTCATCAACCAGCGGGACCTGGCCGACGCCCTCTTGGACACTGAGCGCAGCTTGCGGGAGCTGACCCAGCCTTCAG GTGGCCCCCTCCCTCAGACCTCGCCTGTGTCAGTCTACCTATTCCCAGGTGAACGGAGTGGGGCCCAGCCCCACTCGCCCCCTGTTGTGGCCCCCGCTGGCAGCCTGGGGTCCTGCTCAGAGGCCAAGGAAgatgaaaaggaagagggagatggagacaCCCTGGACAGTGACGAGTTCTGCATCCTTGATGCTCCTGGCCTGGGCATCCCG CCCCGAGATGGGGAGCCCGTGGTGACACAGCTGCATCCAGGCCCCATCGTCGTGCAGGACGGGTACTTCTCACGGCCCTTGGGCAGCACGGACCTGCTGCGGGCGCCTGCCCACTTCCCCGTGCCTAGCAGCCGTGTGGTGCTCCGTGAGGTCTCGCTCGTCTGGCACCTCTATGGGGGCCGGGACTTTGGCCCCCACCCTGGCCACAG GGCAAGAGGCAGCTTCATGGGCCCCAGGGGCTCTCCTTCCCGCTGCTCCGGCCCCAACCGGCCCCAGAACTCTTGGCGTACACAGGGGGGCACTGGGAGGCAGCACCACGTCCTCATGGAGATCCAGCTCAGCAAG GTAAGCTTCCAGCACGAGGTGTACCCGGTGGAGCCAGCCACAGGCCCTGCGGCCCCCGGCCAGGAGCTCGAGGAGCGGCCCCTGTCCCGCCAGGTGTTCATTGTGCAGGAGCTGGAGGTCCGGGACCGGCTGGCCTCCTCCCAGATCAACAAGTTCCTATACCTGCACACGAGCGAGCGGATGCCACGTCGCGCCCACTCCAACATG ctcacCATCAAAGCACTGCATGTGGCCCCCACAACCAACCTGGGGGGGCCCGAGTGCTGTCTCCGGGTCTCGCTGATGCCCCTGCGGCTCAACGTGGACCAG GATGCCCTGCTCTTCCTCAAGGACTTCTTCACCAGCTTGGTGGCTAGCATCAATCCTATGGTCTCGGGAGAGACGTCCGCTGAGG CTCGCCCTGAGACCCGAGTCCAGCCCAGCAGCCTCCAGGAGGGCCGGCCTGAGGACGCAAAGATGACCGGCTCCCAGGAGGCCGCGGGCGGTGGACACAGCTCCTCTGCTGAGCAGCAGCCTATCTATTTCAG GGAGTTCCGCTTCACGTCCGAGGTGCCTATCTGGTTGGATTACCACGGCAAGCACGTCACCATGGACCAGGTG GGTACTTTCGCTGGCCTCCTCATCGGCCTAGCCCAGCTCAACTGCTCCGAGCTGAAGCTGAAGCGGCTTTGTTGCCGACATGG gctcctgggtGTGGACAAGGTGCTGGGCTACGCTCTCAACGAGTGGCTACAGGATATCCGCAAGAACCAGCTGCCTGGCCTGCTGGGCGGTGTAGGCCCCATGCACTCCGTTGTCCAGCTCT TTCAAGGGTTCCGGGACCTGCTTTGGCTGCCCATCGAGCAGTACAGAAAGGACGGGCGCCTCATGCGGGGGCTGCAGCGGGGGGCCGCCTCCTTTGGCTCATCCACGGCCTCGGCCGCCCTGGAACTCAGCAACCGGCTGGTGCAAGCTATCCAG GCCACAGCTGAGACCGTGTACGACATCCTGTCCCCAGCAGCACCCATCCCCCGCTCCCTGCAGGACAAGCGCTCCGTGCGAAGGCTGCGAAAGGGCCACCAGCCCGCTGACCTCCGGGAGGGTGTGGCGAAGGCCTATGACACGGTTCGAGAG GGCATCCTGGACACGGCTCAGACCATCTGTGATGTGGCATCTCGGGGCCACGAGCAGAAGGGGCTGACGGGCGCCGTGGGGGGCGTGATCCGCCAGCTGCCCCCAACCGTGGTGAAGCCCCTCATTCTAGCCACCGAGGCCACGTCCAGTCTGCTCGGGGGGATGCGAAACCAGATCCTCCCCGACGCACACAAGGACCACGCTCTCAAGTGGCGTTCGGACGAAGGCCAGGACTGA